The window CCACaaaggttgagacccactggtctAGTGTGTGCAGACGCCACAGCCAAGCACTTAGATTCAGCCTGGTTGCTCGGAAAGGCCAGGAGCTGTGTGGATGCCACTGGCGCCCACTCTGCCGGACGTTCCCTCGCAGCAAAAGGCCTGGTACTTGCCTGCCTCTGGCAGATGGGCTGGGGAGCCTTGCTGACTAGTAGGAGCTGGAATGTGCACAGAATTCTGACCTGAGTCTGGGGGACAGACAGGACTAGAATCCAGCGTCCTGCTGGCTCCCTCCCGACACGCCTTCTTGCTGCCGCTTgtccagagctcaggctctgggAGCCTGGAGCACGTTCAGAGCAGCTGGAAAGGTCAGAGACTTTAGCAGCAAGCTTCCTGCAAGCTCTCCTGAACATGTGCAAATGGCAAAAACTTGGCCAAACCAGGATGAGTTTTCATGGGCACAGCAAAAGGCGCCTCCCTGAACCAAGGATCATACCCCTGCCAGATGTTTACGTTCCTGCGCCAGAGCATGGAGGCGCTAGAGTTCTTCAAAGGAACGGGCAGAAAGGACCCTGGCAAAACTACTTAATTTCCCCAACCTTGTTCTCAGAAAGGCTGGACTGTATCGAGCCCAACACTGAGACCCAgctgggaaatttcagcccaaactggTAAAATTTGTCAAAGTTACGAGCAGCTGAAAACAGGGGCTGATAATGGAAAACATTAGGCTACCTTAGCTACAGGTGGCACTGCCCATTTCACCTGCAATAGCCTGGCGCAGCAGGGACTTGGTACTGTGTACGCACTCTGTGCCCCGTGCTCCCTGAGGCAGCAGTACGAGCAGAATGCAGAGCCCAGGTGTGTCCCGACACGTGGAACGAGCCACAGATAAGCACCAAACTGCTGATTCCAGCCCTGGAGATACCAGAGGGGAGGGTGACCTTCACCAGGCAACGGGGTCCACTCCCGAGATTACAGGGAGCTGATGCACTGTGCCCTCTGACAACACATTTTGTTCAAGGATctcaaaaatgttttacaaatatgATTAGTGATCACAAAGAGCGTCCCGGTGCTTTGTGGACATTGCCTACAGCACCCATTCACCCAGCCTCCTGCGGGGCAAGAAGCTCTGTTATGCCCTTTatatagatggggaaatggaggcacagagcgggACAGGCACTTGCCCACAGAACACAGCAAGTGCCCCAGGCACGTCACTAgcacagctgggaatggaaccgAGGAGCCCTGGCTGCCCGCCcaccctgctccaaccactagatcccactcccctcccagagctggctggagaacccaggagtcctgactctcagccccTGCCCCCGCAACCTACAGTAGTCTAACCAGCACTACCTCCCGCTCACAGCTCTTTGTGGTCTCAGACCACCCCGGTCAGTGCCGCGGAGAGCAGGTGATGGGGCCAGAGGGCCCAGGAGAGGGGCGGGCGCTCTGCGCCACGCAGGATCGGGCTGAGGGGAGGGTCTTGTGGCATATGTCCCGTCAGACGGAGCCCACCTGCGCTTCTTGTAGCACCAGACTCTGTTGATGATCATCAGCACAACGACGATGAAGAGGAAGACCACGACGGCCGTCAGCCCCACCAGCCAGGGCTGCAGCATCCTGGAGCCGTCTGTGGTGCCCTGCACTGCCAAGCCAAAGGGAAAGGCTCGTTCTTTCGGGCCTGGAGAGGGGGAAGCTGGTGCCCAAGGGGGTTCCCTGGATTGCTTCGGTGATTGCCTCAGGGGCTTCCGCCTCCAGCTCTACTCATGGGCCTCGGTCATGATCTGGAGGGACTGACCCCTGCCAGGGCCATCTCCAGCACCCCACGGCCCTGCTTGCTCCGGCAGTCCGAGCCCCCCAGGCTTCCCCCGACACACCCACAGCGCAGAGGTGAGGCCAGGGAGACCGTGCCCGAGGCTCAGAGAGGCAGGGACGGGCACTGCTTCCCTCCTGCCAGGCTGGCCACCCCAtgctctcccaccccccaccttggtctcgggcagggaggggggcgtCCCTACCGTCCTGGGCCAGCGAGGAGGCGATGAAGAGCAGGGAGAACAGAACAGCGCGGAGAGGAGACATGGTGCCCTGCTCGCTCGGTGGCTGCCTGTTGTCCCGGGTGCCAGGTGCTGTC is drawn from Trachemys scripta elegans isolate TJP31775 chromosome 22, CAS_Tse_1.0, whole genome shotgun sequence and contains these coding sequences:
- the SMIM24 gene encoding small integral membrane protein 24 codes for the protein MSPLRAVLFSLLFIASSLAQDVQGTTDGSRMLQPWLVGLTAVVVFLFIVVVLMIINRVWCYKKRRNEEEPLGEPAQSSNTVSNFYNNLALEEDSEEEQKGKKENKTTSL